The following proteins are co-located in the Vanessa atalanta chromosome 11, ilVanAtal1.2, whole genome shotgun sequence genome:
- the LOC125067326 gene encoding uncharacterized protein LOC125067326 gives MYKINCTLLVVSLCALLWGVAGQYEWQIRDSVDEIRGKMDKINTDNCFISHLDDLFLPEDSVSHHPDVKEININPVFANRTAMLHLHNMAMTRAFFWSYILQSRFIRPAINDTYDPGMMYYFLSSVADVSANPYINASSLYFSPNMSYTSSYRGFFNKTMPRFAPRALRADDFNDPVHLQKISTLNTFFVEDLGAFDPESLSKDYTSDFYRTNEWYSLWLPDKVSNRHDTKTTYQVEIRYANNTNETFTFHGPPGNDETPGPVNWTKPYFDCGRLNKWLVAAVSPVADIYPRHTQFRHIEYPTYTAAVVMEMDYDRIDINQCPPSQGNDKPNRFASTARCKEETTECEPIHGWGFRRGGYQCRCRPGFRLPSIVRRPYLGEIIERATSDQYYNNFDCLEIGWVQRLPVQWEKAHPLIRALYADRYYEYVNATSGPAALHAERVNVYEVLNYIRSVQPWNCSLYNPTDLFLNGDIAFGAEEQFENQAKMAVRLANFISAFLQVSDPKEVFSGTRVADKPLTEDQMLGETLAIVLGDSKIWSAGTYWDRNKFTNRTFFAPFAHKTELNTRKFKLEDLARINKTDAVYINKSWYQFLKQRWSTNFDSLEKYFLKMKIRDSEFGKYLKQYERYPTFYRAASLKHGHWTRPYYDCEGPLKQWVITYASPFFGWDSVKVKLEFKGVVAVTMSLMSLDINQCPDKFYIPNAFKSTDKCDRRSSYCVPIQGRGFEAGGYKCECLQGYEYPFEDPITYYDGQIVEAEFQNIIENKETRIDMFKCRLAGAAAIQGSFAVLFTVLIFLWRFR, from the exons atgtataaaatcaatTGTACTTTACTTGTGGTTTCTTTGTGTGCTTTGCTATGGGGTGTGGCCGGTCAGTACGAATGGCAAATACGCGATTCTGTAGACGAAATTCGAGGAAAAATGGATAAAATTAATACCGACAACTGCTTTATCAGCCATTTAGATGATCTCTTCCTTCCTGAGGATTCCGTGTCTCACCATCCCGACGTAAAAGAGATAAACATTAATCCCGTGTTCGCAAATCGTACCGCAATGTTACATTTGCACAATATGGCTATGACAAGGGCGTTTTTCTGGAGTTACATTCTGCAGTCCAGGTTTATTCGACCTGCGATAAACGATACCTACGATCCAGGGATGATGTATTATTTTCTATCATCTGTAGCCGACGTTTCTGCTAATCCATATATAAACGCTAGTTCATTATATTTCTCACCGAACATGTCATATACGTCCTCATACCGAGGATTCTTCAATAAGACTATGCCGAGATTCGCGCCTAGAGCTCTAAGAGCAGATGATTTCAACGATCCTGTTCATTTGCAAAAGATAtcaacattaaatacattttttgtggAAGATCTTGGTGCATTTGACCCTGAAAGCTTGTCAAAAGATTACACATCTGATTTCTATCGTACTAATGAGTGGTATTCTTTATGGTTACCCGACAAGGTATCAAATAGACATGACACAAAAACAACATATCAAGTTGAAATAAGATACGCTAATAATACCAATGAAACATTCACTTTCCATGGACCCCCTGGCAATGATGAg acacCTGGACCAGTGAACTGGACAAAACCTTATTTCGACTGCGGTCGGTTGAACAAATGGCTGGTGGCAGCAGTTTCACCTGTTGCCGATATTTATCCCCGTCACACTCAGTTCAGGCATATTGAATATCCAAC atatacgGCAGCTGTGGTTATGGAAATGGATTATGACAGGATAGATATAAACCAATGTCCACCGAGTCAGGGTAATGACAAACCAAATAGATTTGCTTCAACAGCGAGATGTAAAGAAGAGACTACTGaa TGTGAACCAATCCATGGTTGGGGTTTCCGGCGTGGCGGTTATCAGTGTCGGTGCCGGCCCGGCTTCCGTCTGCCAAGTATTGTGCGTCGACCGTACCTCGGCGAGATTATCGAACGAGCGACATCCGACCAGTATTATAACAACTTTGACTGTCTGGAAATTGGGT GGGTGCAGCGGCTGCCGGTGCAGTGGGAGAAGGCGCACCCGCTGATCCGCGCGCTGTACGCGGACCGCTACTACGAGTACGTGAACGCCACGAGCGGGCCGGCCGCGCTGCACGCCGAGCGCGTCAACGTGTACGAGGTGCTCAACTACATCCGCTCCGTGCAGCCCTGGAACTGCTCGCT GTATAATCCGACAGATTTATTCTTGAATGGTGATATCGCTTTTGGTGCAGAAGAGCAGTTTGAGAATCAAGCCAAAATGGCTGTGCGATTGGCGAATTTCATAAGTGCTTTCTTACAG GTGTCAGATCCCAAAGAAGTTTTCAGCGGTACAAGAGTCGCCGACAAGCCCCTCACTGAGGATCAGATGCTCGGAGAAACCCTTGCTATAGTCCTTGGTGACTCTAAAATTTGGTCTGCAG GTACATATTGGGATAGAAACAAGTTTACAAACCGAACATTCTTTGCACCATTTGCACACAAGACTGAGCTAAACACTAGGAAATTCAAACTCGAGGATTTGGCGCGAATTAATAAAACtg ATGCTGTGTATATTAACAAATCGTGGTACCAATTCCTGAAACAGAGATGGTCGACTAATTTCGACAGCCTTGAGAAGTATTtccttaaaatgaaaatacgtGATTCGGAATTCGGAAAATATCTGAAGCAATACGAGAGATATCCCACGTTTTATAGAGCGGCTAGTCTCAAACATGGACACTGGACACGCCCATACTACGATTGCGAAGGACCTCTGAAGCAATGGGTTATTACGTATGCATCGCCATTCTTTGGGTGGGACAGTGTCAAAGTTAAGCTGGAATTTAA GGGAGTTGTGGCTGTGACCATGTCTTTAATGTCTTTAGACATTAATCAGTGTCCGGACAAATTTTACATACCAAATGCATTTAAAAGCACTGACAAGTGTGATAGGAGATCCTCTTAT TGTGTACCGATCCAAGGACGCGGGTTTGAAGCTGGCGGTTACAAGTGTGAATGTTTACAAGGCTATGAGTACCCATTCGAGGATCCCATCACATACTACGATGGTCAGATCGTAGAAGCTGAGTTCCAGAATATCATAGAAAATAAGGAAACACGCATTGATATGTTCAAGTGTAGACTGGCTGGAGCAGCAGCTATTCAAGGTAGCTTCGCTGTATTGTTTACAGTTTTGATCTTTTTGTGGAGATTCAGGTAA
- the LOC125067163 gene encoding 50S ribosomal protein L1, whose product MAGTLFRSLFNTALSLHKPNVTTLKSIHTGPVYYAARKGTRAKARAKKVKVEITKIGFIPHNQRGKNKITKVHVNKHLDYSFKMESKDDVYPMRYYRWLTYTAEDAITAHKETHDPTMYNALDSLLFAQIEFNMEAVKKNRYLDNVIRLTLLPHFFPRDEERTILAFCKGPELIKQVTEAGATTVGSTELVKKIQEGEIKLGDYDYVIAHPNILTDLVPIRGLMKRRFPNVRSGTLDPNICDLVKKFAAGVQYRIVKDDHQQNFGSVEVPVGRLNMETKQITENIDALLKDLQSIRPKRDGLFITRCYLTSPPSPEKLKIDPFVYVDRTLSKEVQEDSDNEDEEVAAKA is encoded by the exons atggCCGGAACGTTATTTC gttCCTTGTTTAATACTGCTTTAAGTCTTCATAAACCCAATGTTACGACTTTA aAATCCATACACACTGGACCAGTATATTATGCAGCTCGTAAGGGTACTCGAGCTAAGGCTCGTGCGAAGAAAGTCAAAGTTGAAATCACTAAAATTGGTTTTATCCCCCATAACCAAAGAGGCAAAAATAA aataacAAAAGTTCATGTGAACAAGCATTtagattattcatttaaaatggaATCAAAAGATGATGTGTATCCTATGCGATACTACCGCTGGTTGACATATACTGCTGAGGATGCTATAACGGCACATAAGGAAACTCACGATCCAACAATGTATAATGCCCTTGATTCACTTTTGTTTGCTCAAATTGAATTTAACATGGAAGCTGTTAAAAAG aatcGTTATTTAGACAATGTTATACGTCTCACACTACTTCCCCATTTCTTCCCACGTGATGAGGAAAGAACCATCCTTGCATTTTGTAAGGGTCCTGAATTGATCAAGCAAGTTACAGAGGCGGGAGCAACTACTGTTGGTAGTACAGAATTAGTTAAGAAGATTCag GAGGGAGAAATCAAACTAGGTGATTATGACTATGTAATAGCTCACCCAAATATCTTAACGGATTTGGTTCCAATCCGTGGTTTGATGAAGAGACGTTTCCCGAACGTGCGCTCCGGTACCCTGGACCCCAACATCTGTGACCTAGTCAAGAAATTTGCTGCCGGAGTCCAATACAGAATCGTTAAGGATGACCATCAACAAAACTTTGGTTCTGTGGAAGTTCCTGTCGGACGA TTAAATATGGAAACGAAGCAAATTACAGAAAACATTGATGCTTTATTGAAAGACTTACAATCTATACGACCGAAAAGAGATGGACTTTTTATTACAAG ATGCTATCTAACAAGTCCTCCGTCACCTGAAAAGCTTAAAATCGATCCATTTGTGTATGTTGATCGTACGTTATCAAAGGAAGTTCAAGAGGATAGTGACAATGAAGATGAAGAGGTTGCCGCAAAagcttag